A window of Ignavibacterium sp. contains these coding sequences:
- the flgG gene encoding flagellar basal-body rod protein FlgG: MSTRALRTAASGMYAQQINIEVISNNIANMNTTGFKKNKPEFQDLMYQEVAVNPINSSAPGIKSTGTEVIQVGNGVKPSSTQKIFLQGDLVPTNNLLDLAIQGDGFFQIRKPDGTFVYTRDGSFKVNAEGIIVTSSGYSLDPEIRIDENSVGFSVSRDGVIELQQRDGTNIPIGNIQLVRFLNPAGLMALGDNLYAETEASGVPIFGTPGLDGFGEIHQGFLESSNVDVVEEMISMITAQRAYEINSKTVKTVEEMMTMANNLKRG, encoded by the coding sequence ATGAGTACAAGAGCACTAAGAACAGCAGCTTCCGGAATGTATGCACAGCAAATTAACATCGAAGTAATTTCAAACAACATTGCTAATATGAATACAACCGGATTCAAGAAGAACAAACCTGAATTTCAGGATTTAATGTATCAGGAAGTTGCGGTTAATCCAATCAACTCATCTGCACCTGGAATAAAATCAACAGGAACAGAAGTTATTCAGGTTGGTAATGGTGTTAAACCATCTTCAACACAAAAAATATTTTTACAAGGTGATCTTGTTCCAACAAATAATCTTCTTGATCTCGCAATTCAGGGCGATGGATTTTTCCAGATTAGAAAACCGGATGGAACATTTGTTTACACCCGCGATGGTTCATTTAAGGTAAATGCTGAAGGAATAATTGTAACAAGCAGTGGTTATTCACTTGATCCTGAAATCAGAATTGATGAAAACTCTGTCGGATTTTCTGTTTCGCGAGATGGTGTAATTGAACTTCAGCAAAGAGACGGAACAAATATTCCGATTGGAAATATTCAATTAGTAAGATTTTTAAATCCTGCTGGTCTTATGGCACTCGGAGATAATCTTTATGCAGAAACAGAAGCCAGTGGTGTTCCGATTTTTGGAACTCCTGGATTAGATGGCTTCGGAGAAATTCATCAGGGATTTTTAGAATCTTCAAATGTTGATGTTGTGGAAGAAATGATTTCAATGATAACGGCACAAAGAGCTTATGAAATAAATAGTAAAACCGTGAAGACAGTTGAAGAAATGATGACTATGGCTAATAATCTTAAAAGAGGTTAA